CACCGACGACGGAGTTCCGTTCACAGCCGTTATTGAAATGACGGCGTTGGTCGATCCAAAGCAACTCGACGGCAATCATCTGATCTATCTGCCGAAGTATGTGGCTCCGGACGACGAGGCATTCAACAAGACAGACGCCGAAATCGAAGAAGAGTTTCTTGGTGCTCTGGATCGCATGTATCCGCAGTTTTCGCGAGACGACGTGAAAGCGTTTCGGATTTCCCGCGTGCGGCACGTCTTCGCATTGCCGACGCTGGGCTATTCAGAGCGAGTGCCGCCGTTCGAAACGAACGTTGCGAACGTCTTCGCTGTGAACTCGTCGCACATCGTCAATGGAACTTTGAACGTGAACGAAACCGTGAAACTGGCGAACGACTTTGTGACGGAGTTTGGCGACAAGCAGAGTGCGGCGCTCGTCAGTCGAGCACAAACGGCTTCGTCCAACCACCATGCTGCCGACGTCAGCCTCGTGCGGTAACACACAGGTTCGTCGAGTCAGTGGCTGCATAGGCGGGCGCACGTCCTTCGGTCAATGCCACCGGCAACTGTTCGACTTCAGAGAGTCAGATCTACGGAACCAACACCATGAACAACAAACCGATCGCCAGTGTATCTCTCGACCTCGACAATAAGTGGTCGTACATGAAGACTCATGGAGATGCTGGTTGGGATCAGTACCCGACCTATCTGGATACGGTCGTGCCGAGGTTTCTAAAGGTGCTGCACGATCAGCATCTGCAGATGACGGTTTTCGTTGTCGGTGAAGACGCCGCTCGCGAAAAGAACTTCGAGGCGCTGGCATCGATCTCTGCGGCCGGGCACGAAATCGGCAATCACTCCTTCAAACATGAACCGTGGCTGCATCTTTATAGCCAGCAGGAACTGGTTCGCGAACTGGCAGAAACGGATGAGCACCTTGAACGAGTGACCGGACAGTGCCCAATCGGCTTCCGCGGTCCCGGCTTCAGTTTCACAGAAGAACTGCTGCAGATCATGGCGCGCCGTGGCTACAAGTACGACGGCTCCACCTTCCCAACCTTCCTCGGCCCGCTGGCCCGACTCTACTACTTCATGTCGACTCGGCTGGATAAGAGTCAGCGGGAAGAACGTAAGGAACTATTCGGCAGGTTTAGTGAAGGCTTCCGACCGCTGAGGCCATTTCAGTGGAAGTTCCCGGAAGGCGAGATTACCGAGATTCCCGTCACGACGATGCCGATCTTTAAGACGCCAATTCACGCCAGCTACGTGCTGTACCTGGCTCAGTTTTCGACGCTGGCCGCGAAGAGTTACTGGAACATGGCGCTGACGATGTGTCGCATGACAGGAATCGCTCCGTCGCTGCTGCTGCACCCGCTCGACTTTATGGGGTGCGACGACGACAGCGATTTGGCGTTCTTCCCGGCCATGGGCCGACCAGCCGAACCGAAGGTTGAGCTGGTGGCGTGGATGCTTCGGAAGATGTCGAAGCACTACGACGTTCGCCCGATGAAAGACCACGCCGCTGCGATTCGCGGAAAGCTGTCGCCGGCGGTTGCGAATTTGAAGGAAGCGGCACCACAACTTACTGAAACGGTTTCCGCTGATGTCTGAGGTTTGTGAACAACCGGAAGTCGTCTCTGTAGAAACTCGGCACGCTACCGAAAAGCCGGTCGAGTCTATCAACTCGTTCGACGCTGCGCCGCAGATCGACCACCGTGACCGAGCAGCAAAACCATTTCGTCGTTTTCTGCTGCTGGCCGCTGTGCCGGTCCTGTTGCACTTGGTCGTTCAGGCTCCGGCGGAGCCCGTCTTTAACGGCGATTCGAACCGGCACACGATGACGTCGGTTTTCTTTCGCGACCTGCTGATTGACATGCCGCTCAGCGATCCAAAGAGATACGCGGAAGCCTACTACGAACAATACCCGGCGCTCGGCCTGCTGGTGTGGCCGCCATTGTTTCACGGCGCGGTTGGCGTGCTGATGACGATATTCGGCACCTCTGTTTGGGTTCCGCGATGCTTCGTGTTCGCGTGTTTCGCGTTAGCAGCGGCGTGTCTGTATCGCATCTGTCGTCGGCGCATGTCTGTTGAACAATCCGAACTCACGGCCGTCACGTTTGCCGTGATGCCGATGGTTTTTCTTTACAGCCGCCACGTGATGTTGGAAATGCCAACGCTCGCCCTGTGTATGGTGAGCATCGAACGCTTCGATCTTTGGCTGCGCGAACAGCGGACTCGCAATCTTTACTTCGCAGCGGTCGCGGCGTCGCTGGGCGCTTTAACTCGATTCGACGCAGCGATGCTGTTGCCGACTCTGCTGCTGATGGCGATTTTCGCGGGCCGCTGGAAGACTCTGGTCAATAAACACGTCCCGATCGCTGCCGCTGTCGCAATCGTGCTGTTGGCACCGACATACTATGTGATTTGGAAAGAAATGGGCGACCTGCATCTGCGACAGGCGGCCGAAAGTGTGACGGGTAGCAAGAGCCAAATGCTTGCCCCTGGCGCGCTGTCCTTCTATCCGGCGGCGATCCCGATACAGGCTGGGTGGGTGGCGACAATGTTCGTCGTGATCGGCTTGCTGTTCTGCTGCGTCAAAGAACATCGCGCGTCGTTGGGCGTGTTCGCGGCGATTCTGCTGGGAACGTACGTGACGTTTACGCCGCTGGCTGAGCTGAAGCCGCGGCATGCCATTTATTGGCTGCCCGCCGTGGCATGGCTGGCTACCGTCGGTGCCAGTGCTCTTGCGAGCGTCCTAAAGCGGATTGCTCCGGAGAAAATGTCGGTTGGACTGCCTCTAACAGCCGCGATTCTGATCGCTGGCACCGCATGGGGTTCGTTCCAGTCCAACGTCTTTCGAGTCACCGGCTACGAACGCGCGGCGACGGTGGTTCTGGAAAACACAACTGAAGGCGATGTCGTGTTTGTCGACGGCTGGTGGGATGGCAACTTTACTTATCACCTACGACACCTCGACGCCACGCGTTCTCGCCATGTCGCGCGAGCCGATCGAATCCTGTACGACTTCACGAACGTGCCGTCGGTCGACTTCCAGCAGTTTGTGGATTCCGACGCTGGCATACTCGCAGCCATCGCCGACACGGCACCAGCGTGCATTGTATTTGAAGATCCGCAGCCGTTCGGTGAGATCCCGCTGGCTGCACAGATGCGAGAGCTAATTAAGTCATTGCCGGAACAGTTCCCGCCGCTGGAGAACATTCCTGTCCGCTCCACCGTCCCCGGCACTCGACCATTTTCGCTGCGAGTGTTTGCGGTGGACCTGCCGAAACTGAACGCACATATTCAACAATTGAAGACTCAGCCATGACCGACCGCCCCATCAAGCTTATGTGTGTCTTCGGCACGCGACCTGAAGCTATTAAAGTTGCGCCGATCATTCTGGCCGCTCAGTCGCGGAGTGACATCAAAGTCATTGCCTGTTCGACCGGTCAACATCGCGAGATGCTGGATCAGGTGACGGAACACTTCGGCATTCGTCCTGATCTGGAACTGAAGCTGATGCAGCCCGGGCAAACGCTCACCGGGCTGACTGCACGCTGCCTCACGTCACTCGGCGACGCCATCGATTTGCACCAGCCCGACTGCATTCTGGGGCAGGGTGACACGACGTCGGCCATGTGTTCTGGCATGGTCGCGTTCTACCATCGCCTGCCGTTCATCCATGTGGAAGCCGGTCTGCGCACGACAGACATCAACTCACCGTTTCCGGAAGAATTCAACCGCCGTGTTTGTTCGCTTGTTTCCGGTTTGCATTGTGCTCCAACACAGACGGCTGCCGATAATTTGCTACGTGAAGGCTATTCCGAAGACGACGTCACGGTGACTGGAAACACGGTTATCGACGCGTTGCGTTGGACGGTGCAGAAAGAACGGGCGGAGCCGCATCGCTGGATTGAAAAGCATTCCAAAATCGCCGGCAAGCGCATGGTGCTGATCACCGCTCATCGTCGCGAAAACCATGGCGATGGTATCCGCAGTCTGTGCTCCGCGATTCGGCAGCTGGCCGAAAAATTCCCTCAGGTGCAGTTCGTGTACCCCGTCCACCTGAACCCCAATATTCAGCAGCCGGTGCAGGAAATTTTAGCGGACCTTAGCAATGTTCACCTGATTGCGCCTGCGGAATACCCTGAGTTTGTGTGGCTGATGGATCAGGCGACGTTGATTCTCAGCGACTCCGGCGGTGTGCAGGAAGAAGCTCCTTCGCTGGGCAAGCCGGTCCTGGTGACTCGCGAAAGTACGGAACGTCCGGAAGCCGTGGCTGCCGGAGCCACCAAACTGATCGGCACTGATTGCAATCGTGTTGTTCAAGAAGTTTCGCGGTTGCTTGTCGACAAGGCGGCATACGCCGCGATGCAGGTCGACACAAACCCGTACGGTGGCGGGAAGACGTCGGCTCGAATTCTGGATCTGATCGCGGAACGTTTCGCAGTGCAATCGGCCACGCGGGCCAACGTCTGACAGCCGATCGCGGAGGCCTGACAAAGCTTTGTCGGCAGTGTTGCTGGTGCACGAAGAAGTCCGCTTTTGCGTGGCTTGCGCTGCTGGCGAGATCGTGTATCAATCGTGGCAATCGGCGTGAGCAGGCGAGACGGCGAAGGTCGTTCCGGCTAGACTTTGGCTTCGACGAAATTCGTTCCAAAAGTCAATGTCAACGCACGAAAGAAACGATCATGAAGGGCAACGAGAAGGTTATCGAAGCATTGAACGCCGGGCTGACCATCGAGCTCACGGCGATCAACCAGTACTTCATTCAGGCCAAAATGTGCAAAGACTGGGGCTTTCACAAACTGCATGCTCATCACTACGAAGAGTCCATCGAAGAGATGAAGCACGCAGAATACCTGATTGACCGCATTCTGTTCCTGGAAGGTGTGCCGGAAATCGCTCGATACGACGTCATTCGAGTCGGTAGCGATGTAAAGGAACAGCTTGAGAACGACCTGAAGCTTGAAGTGAACGCCGTCAATACTTACAACGAAGGCGTCAAGCTGGCGGCAGAAGTCGGCGACGCGGGCAGCAAAGAGATCATGGAGCGGATCGTTGTCGAATCCGAAGAGAGCGTCGACTGGCTGGAATCGCAACTACACCTGATCGAAACGGTTGGCTTGCAGTTGTATCTGGCAGGTCAGGTAGGCGAATCGGCGGGCGAGTGATTCGTTTGAGCGACTGTTTCCTGCAGCACCGCCTTAATCCGGCGGTGGCAGGACATACAACCTGTTCCGGCTGATGTTGTTTTTTTGATGTCACAAAGAGTGCGACAACCAGCGTAATCCGTGGCGGCACGCACTTCTGACTCGGTAATTCCGAGGCATCGACAAAGCAAATCGTTGGGCTGGGAAGGCTGCATGACGGGCACCGCAGTTGTGGTACTGAGACTCAGTCTCAGTATCATGGTGCGGTGGCAGGTGTACGTCAAGATGCGGTTTTCGCTTTTTTGAGTTTTCCGCTGAGTGGAATTCGGCGAAAGCCGCTTTCGTGCGACAAGCCTTAATCGGCGTTGGATTCCGTGAAAAATGGGCTCGCGGGCATCGGAAACCGCCGGGAAATGGCGATTCCGGGGCTTCCGCAAGTCAGCGCGTCTGGCGTGTGAATTCGGGTGTGTGAGGCACCGGGGGCTTATTTCGCTCCGACTTCATCCACGCCGAAGATTGCGAAATCAATTCTGGCGTAGTTCTTTCCGCCCTTGTCACCCGCTTCAAACAGCACCCCGAATTGCTGATCGGGTAGCCGGACCATATCGCTGTAGGCCGCCGGGCCTTCGTGAATCAGCGGGCCATCCTGCCACGTTGCCGACTCATCCGTTGAATACCGAATGCGTAAGTCGCTGCGACCTTTCCCTGACGGCCCGCTGTCGTCGGGGCCGGAGAACAGGATCAGGTTCGAAGCGTCGCCCGCCTTGACTGACAGGCCTCGCAGCAAAGCACACTGCACGACGGGCGCGTCGAGTAGTTCGACCGACGGCGCAAACCACCGATAGTCACCGGCCGTTGCGTCGTCGAAAGTTTCTCCGCCGTCACTGCTGAACGCATCGCCGCGAGTGCCTTTAGCCTTTCCGTTTTGGTCGCGGGTGTTGAAGTACAAACGGCCATCATTGAGTTCCACAACTGTGGTTTCATTTGCGTTGAGATCGTCTTCGTAAGTGGCGTCGATCGCGCCCAATTTCCATGTCGTTCCGTGATCGTCGCTTATAATCGCGTGAGCTCCGTTGGGTCCGCGATCCGCACCGCCGTCTCCCAGACGGTGATCGCAGGGAATCACAAGCCGACCTTCGTGCGGCCCGCGTTGCAACTGTATGGAATGTACAGGCCCCGTCGCGTACCAACCCCAGGTATCAAGTTTCACGTCCGACGTGATTTCGCGACGAGTCGCCCACGACTTGCCGTTGTTGTCGCTGTAGGTGACAAACACGCGATCGTTTTCGAGCGTGAATGGCAGCCAAATTCGGCCCGGGTACTCGGTGTCCAGCAGGTCAACAACTGGTGCCGGGTTGCCAACCGTAATCGGCGGAGCGTCCTTTGGGAAGAGTTCCCGAAAATCGTCAGCCGCCTGCACAATTTGTAGTGGCTGCCAGGTCTTGCCGTTGTCGGTCGAGCGTTTAGAAACAAGATCAATCTTGCTGGCATCGCCGCCTTCACGAGCTTCGCAGAACGCCAGCAGGTCACCGTTGGCAGCCTTGACGATGGCAGGGATGCGAAACACGTTGTACCCCTCGCTGCCGCTACGAAAGACGTTAGAAACCGGAGACTCAGCCCAGCAGGCAGTCGTCGACACAGACAGACAACACAAGACAGCAACTGTAGCACGAAGTGACGAAAAACTCATGAAGCAACCTTTGCGCTGGCGGAGCAGGGGACGGAGTTCGTGGGAAGTGGTCGACAGTTTCAGAACCATGCAGCCATGTTACGTGCGAAGGTTCCTGACTGCCACCTTCGCTCAATTCAACGGCCATCGCGAAATCCGCCCCAGCGACTCGTCACGCGTCCCGATCCTGATTACATTCGCAAACAGTAAACGGCTTCAAATGGACGAGAACCCATCTCCCTCGAATTCATCGATCACCAATGCAGAAAGCGAATCATGAAATTTACCAGGCTCGTTACAAGCGTCTTCACGGCAGGAGTGCTGCTGCTGGCAACGTCGACAGCAGTCAAAGCAGACAAGCCAACCGGCAGGATTTTGCTTCAGGACGATTTTGAACGTAGCGAAGCTGATCCCGAAAAGGAAGACGTAGGCAATGGATGGGGCACCAACAGTCGCAGCCGAGCCAGAGGGGTGAAGCAGGTCGACCTCGTCGACGGAGCGATGCATATCACGCGAGCCGAAGTGGCCGATCACGGCGTGTCGGTGACTCACGAAGTGGCCTTCAAAGACGCCACCATCAACCTGCGCTTTAAGCTTCCCACAAAGAAGGACGACCTGGGCATCAACATCGCCGACATGAAAGAGAAGTCCGTCCACGCCGGTCACATTTGCATGGCTCGCATCAGACCTGGCAGTGTTGAAATCCTCGATCTGAAAACCGGCAACATGAAACTGGAACACCGGACGGCTCGCCAGGCAGGAACGGTGTCGCCGGAAGTTCAAAAACTGATCAACGGCAAGAAAAAGAAATTCCAGTCGAAGATCGCAACCGACGAATGGCACGACCTGTCCGTGCAAATCAAAGGCGCCACCATGAGCGTTTCCATCGACGGAAAGTTAGTTGGTGAATTCACTTCAGAAGGCATCGGTCATGCGACCAAGAGTCGCCTGCGGCTGGCCGTGAATAAGTCAGCATGGGTCGACGACGTGAAGATTACGTCCGGCGATTGATGCATCCACCAGGCGACGGCGTTTCGTTTCCATTGACTTTGGAGAGGCCTAAACCATGACGACATCCCTGGAATTCGCTCTCATCAACGCATCCGCGATTTGTTTGGTGCCGGTCACCGGCTCTGTCCGAACTGGCATGGTGCCGCAGCGGGCTCGCTTGGCTCATCGCTGTTGGGCGGCCGTGATTCTCAGCCTGACAGTGGCCACGTTTGCCTCTCCGTCAAGTGCAGCGACGGCTCCGAAAGTCGTATCAACCTTTCCGCCTGATGCTGCCGAAGATGTTTCCACCGAAACCGTGCTGAAGGTTCAATTCGATCAGCCTATGCGCGCCGGAAGCATTAGTCTGGAGTGGGAGGGTCACGCACGCGAATCCGGTTTCCGACTGCGCGGCCCGGTGACGTACGACGAGAGCCGCCATGAATTTTCGTTGCCGGTCTGTCTACGGCCAGACGCGACGCATACAGTTTCTGTGAATCCCGGAGAACGTCATCGAAACTTTCAGTCGGCAGCCGGCGTTACCGCTGATGTTTTCAAGTGGACATTTGAAACTCAGAAGGCACCGAAAGCATCCAACGGCGCGCAGGTTGTCAACATTAGCCCGAAACCGGATTCCGAAGTCGCTCTCATGACTTTGCTCCGGATCAAATTTGACCGCCCGATGGCTTCGGAGTGGTACGGTTTCAGCGCGGGACAAGATCCGTTTGGTGGCAAGTGTCAGATCGCCGGAGAAGTCACATATGATGCAGCCACGCATGAATTCGTAATTCCTGTTTCCTTCCCACCGAACTGGAACGGGACTCTAAATCTGACTGGTTTTCGGTCCGCCGACGGTCAACCAGCAACCGCGAAGGAAGTGCCGTATCGAACATTGCGAACGTTGGTGTCGGCCGAGACGGAAGCCCGGCTTGCGGCCGCAGAGCGGTCTGAAGAATTGATCGCGGTGATTGGCAAGATCCGTGACAGCCATTCAAAGATCAGGTCTGTCAAGCTGACGGCGACCTCCACGATGGAGTATTCGGCCGA
This DNA window, taken from Fuerstiella marisgermanici, encodes the following:
- a CDS encoding polysaccharide deacetylase family protein; this encodes MNNKPIASVSLDLDNKWSYMKTHGDAGWDQYPTYLDTVVPRFLKVLHDQHLQMTVFVVGEDAAREKNFEALASISAAGHEIGNHSFKHEPWLHLYSQQELVRELAETDEHLERVTGQCPIGFRGPGFSFTEELLQIMARRGYKYDGSTFPTFLGPLARLYYFMSTRLDKSQREERKELFGRFSEGFRPLRPFQWKFPEGEITEIPVTTMPIFKTPIHASYVLYLAQFSTLAAKSYWNMALTMCRMTGIAPSLLLHPLDFMGCDDDSDLAFFPAMGRPAEPKVELVAWMLRKMSKHYDVRPMKDHAAAIRGKLSPAVANLKEAAPQLTETVSADV
- a CDS encoding ArnT family glycosyltransferase, with protein sequence MSEVCEQPEVVSVETRHATEKPVESINSFDAAPQIDHRDRAAKPFRRFLLLAAVPVLLHLVVQAPAEPVFNGDSNRHTMTSVFFRDLLIDMPLSDPKRYAEAYYEQYPALGLLVWPPLFHGAVGVLMTIFGTSVWVPRCFVFACFALAAACLYRICRRRMSVEQSELTAVTFAVMPMVFLYSRHVMLEMPTLALCMVSIERFDLWLREQRTRNLYFAAVAASLGALTRFDAAMLLPTLLLMAIFAGRWKTLVNKHVPIAAAVAIVLLAPTYYVIWKEMGDLHLRQAAESVTGSKSQMLAPGALSFYPAAIPIQAGWVATMFVVIGLLFCCVKEHRASLGVFAAILLGTYVTFTPLAELKPRHAIYWLPAVAWLATVGASALASVLKRIAPEKMSVGLPLTAAILIAGTAWGSFQSNVFRVTGYERAATVVLENTTEGDVVFVDGWWDGNFTYHLRHLDATRSRHVARADRILYDFTNVPSVDFQQFVDSDAGILAAIADTAPACIVFEDPQPFGEIPLAAQMRELIKSLPEQFPPLENIPVRSTVPGTRPFSLRVFAVDLPKLNAHIQQLKTQP
- the wecB gene encoding non-hydrolyzing UDP-N-acetylglucosamine 2-epimerase produces the protein MKLMCVFGTRPEAIKVAPIILAAQSRSDIKVIACSTGQHREMLDQVTEHFGIRPDLELKLMQPGQTLTGLTARCLTSLGDAIDLHQPDCILGQGDTTSAMCSGMVAFYHRLPFIHVEAGLRTTDINSPFPEEFNRRVCSLVSGLHCAPTQTAADNLLREGYSEDDVTVTGNTVIDALRWTVQKERAEPHRWIEKHSKIAGKRMVLITAHRRENHGDGIRSLCSAIRQLAEKFPQVQFVYPVHLNPNIQQPVQEILADLSNVHLIAPAEYPEFVWLMDQATLILSDSGGVQEEAPSLGKPVLVTRESTERPEAVAAGATKLIGTDCNRVVQEVSRLLVDKAAYAAMQVDTNPYGGGKTSARILDLIAERFAVQSATRANV
- the bfr gene encoding bacterioferritin, with the translated sequence MKGNEKVIEALNAGLTIELTAINQYFIQAKMCKDWGFHKLHAHHYEESIEEMKHAEYLIDRILFLEGVPEIARYDVIRVGSDVKEQLENDLKLEVNAVNTYNEGVKLAAEVGDAGSKEIMERIVVESEESVDWLESQLHLIETVGLQLYLAGQVGESAGE
- a CDS encoding (2Fe-2S)-binding protein, whose protein sequence is MILRLSLSTTTAVPVMQPSQPNDLLCRCLGITESEVRAATDYAGCRTLCDIKKTTSAGTGCMSCHRRIKAVLQETVAQTNHSPADSPT
- a CDS encoding sialidase family protein — encoded protein: MSFSSLRATVAVLCCLSVSTTACWAESPVSNVFRSGSEGYNVFRIPAIVKAANGDLLAFCEAREGGDASKIDLVSKRSTDNGKTWQPLQIVQAADDFRELFPKDAPPITVGNPAPVVDLLDTEYPGRIWLPFTLENDRVFVTYSDNNGKSWATRREITSDVKLDTWGWYATGPVHSIQLQRGPHEGRLVIPCDHRLGDGGADRGPNGAHAIISDDHGTTWKLGAIDATYEDDLNANETTVVELNDGRLYFNTRDQNGKAKGTRGDAFSSDGGETFDDATAGDYRWFAPSVELLDAPVVQCALLRGLSVKAGDASNLILFSGPDDSGPSGKGRSDLRIRYSTDESATWQDGPLIHEGPAAYSDMVRLPDQQFGVLFEAGDKGGKNYARIDFAIFGVDEVGAK
- a CDS encoding family 16 glycoside hydrolase, which encodes MKFTRLVTSVFTAGVLLLATSTAVKADKPTGRILLQDDFERSEADPEKEDVGNGWGTNSRSRARGVKQVDLVDGAMHITRAEVADHGVSVTHEVAFKDATINLRFKLPTKKDDLGINIADMKEKSVHAGHICMARIRPGSVEILDLKTGNMKLEHRTARQAGTVSPEVQKLINGKKKKFQSKIATDEWHDLSVQIKGATMSVSIDGKLVGEFTSEGIGHATKSRLRLAVNKSAWVDDVKITSGD
- a CDS encoding Ig-like domain-containing protein, which gives rise to MTTSLEFALINASAICLVPVTGSVRTGMVPQRARLAHRCWAAVILSLTVATFASPSSAATAPKVVSTFPPDAAEDVSTETVLKVQFDQPMRAGSISLEWEGHARESGFRLRGPVTYDESRHEFSLPVCLRPDATHTVSVNPGERHRNFQSAAGVTADVFKWTFETQKAPKASNGAQVVNISPKPDSEVALMTLLRIKFDRPMASEWYGFSAGQDPFGGKCQIAGEVTYDAATHEFVIPVSFPPNWNGTLNLTGFRSADGQPATAKEVPYRTLRTLVSAETEARLAAAERSEELIAVIGKIRDSHSKIRSVKLTATSTMEYSAEVWSYRLTRRTSVFAKQGDKYFGDVSQIMNLRAFQVGSDGKQCWHRHNDKLTVAASDDVLRQNVSIAEGFGQLTEMQPVEVIRKYRLEYAGQTTFNERPCYVLRGWASLESWWSRTKMVGSFNEWLVDKGTGLVVLTRHGRMSGTQFLYESINEDLPPTLFAVPQGAGLVHSPVEPLGEGYDVRFLNVIDGTNGRMSVRWGKHGKAGRSSSGLN